The Delphinus delphis chromosome 11, mDelDel1.2, whole genome shotgun sequence DNA segment gaaCGGAAACCACACTAGGCCAGGCGCACATAAAGAACTTGACTTTTGTTCTGCAGAGCAGAAATCTTCCACTTCTCTGAAGGGAGCCTGCCGTTGCAGTTGTAGCTGGAGAACCATTGGCCTCCATGTCCGGCTCAGAGAGGCTCACGGAGCCTCTGCAGCTTCACCGTGGCCGCAGCTCTTTCACATGCGCATCGCCTCAACTCCCTGCAGTCCTTGGAGAAAGCCTTTCCATTGAGGATGGTCACACAGTCCCTACTTCTTAGGCTGGTGAAATCTATTATAATCTCaaacctcaaaaaagaaaaaaaaagttcatcttATCATAGTTTACTTCTAAAATACAAAAGTACACAGGGAGTGTCCTAAGCTTGATAAAATTATAGAATAGACACCCATAATGAGTCTACTGGAAAGATGGGGTCACCAGACTCTTTCCTCTCAGCCCCTCAGTTTCCATACGCATTCTTAGAAGCATCAGCtcacccaaaacaacaaaaactatttctaactaaaattaaaatacacgTTATAATCCAATTTATCATTCGATTTTACTGCCATCTGAAAAATTATCTaccttctctgtgactcagtttatttaactgtaaaaaataatCACATTGAATATGTACTATCTCCTGGAAAAATAAATCCTATATAGGTATATAGAAAGGTGTCTGCTCAAACAAGGCTTTaaactgtaatatattttgatatagaTATTACGTTTACCGATCTCAAACAATATACCATACACATGCCTATCTAAATGCTCATATAAGTAAAACTAATTTTTGATAATATTACTGTTTATATTGTGAGTAAATCTATTCTCAGAGACTGTATTTTGAAAGATGTGCTCCCCATTTCACTGCACAGAGAGCCAAGAAATCTGAGGTCTTATACTGCCTCTGGGTATTGACAAGTTGTAGAGTTGTGCGACCTTAGGCAGGTCACCCATTACCACCTGGGCTTCAGTTTATTCACCCATAAcagatccctctctctctctccctctctctcagagAATCCTGGTCTGTCTCTCTCACTGGTTTATGAGCCATTCTGAGAGTAAGTACTATGTTTTATACACCTTTGGAAGTCCTCCTACAAACACAGTGATAGTTTCATTTATAGTTGTCACTCAGGCAAAAGCTCTCTATTAAATGCCTTTCCCATGAAATGTGCTGAAGGCTTACAGTTCATGGGAGTAAGGGGCTCCGTCCATCCACAGCCAGGCCTTGCCGTTGCCGTTGCGGGATAGCCCTGTCCAATAAGAGTAGAAAAACTCAGAGTAGCTCTGAGGCATGGCAAACTCCTGTGAAAGGCACACAAGAAAACATTTAGCTTTAGAATTGTTATATACATACAGAGATACGTAGGGCTGGCCCTCACTTTTAATATGAGAACATAGATGATAGTACATTCAAGAAAAATAGTGTCCATGCTGAGGTCAGTTAATTTGTCCAagttaaagaattattttttcttcataagcATAGACTATATGCTGATGTTCCGAAACCAAGAATCACATGAATCAAGATTTATAAATGACCCATTATTTTCAAGTCACAGGATTAAACAAGATTGATATAAAAAATATGGGATGTAGAGATGTGGAGTGATTCTGGAAACTGGAAGAATCTGGAAGGAAAAGTGCAGGAATGGGAAGTAATCTTCATGAATACATGTGAAAAGGACTGACCAGGaatgagaaaagaataatgaATATACTTTAATGCAAAGCagggtaaaagaaaaatttataaggCTGATTTATGTCTCAGActaagaagggaaaacagagaaatgtttcatatatatgcatttacatttttgtgtatttacaTAGACGTAATTCCTTTTCTACTATCCatattgaaaaatgtttaaagttatttatttccttctatatCATCTCACTCTTTAACACAGAAATGATCTAAATCTTTTATCATTATCCATTTTTATACCTTCCTTTTCCACGATACTATGAGTTCCTTAAGGACGtatactttgttttattcattttcacatcCTCAATCCCTTGGATAATTAATGGCACATGTTGGTTCAATAAAAGATTActggaaatataaatgaaactatCACTAAGTGATAGTTACAGTATAGGCATATCAAAGAAACTGTAGTTGAAAATAGTGTTTCCAACAGAATGGTGGCCCCTTCACATTAAAAGTTCTATAAATAAATCATATGAAAGTgacttaaatatatgcaaatatatgaaGTGCATAAGATAAAATTACTATGTAACTTTCATAATAATACTTCTAACCACTGCATCTAGTATACTTCAGTGGTATATCTGAATCCTGTTTGTGCTGGAGGTGGAGgaaacagagaataaaaaaattagGAGGCTTTATGCTGGGATACATGGGCTTAGTCAAATAAATCGCCTCTTTTTCTGCCTAAATTGAGCCATCAAgagccacctagaggggtgggatagggagggagggagggagacgcaagagggaggagatatggggatgtatgtatatgtatagctgactcactttgttatacagcagaaactaacacaccattgtagagcaattatactccaataactatgttaaaaaaaaaaaagaaaggatgaaaaagatTATCTTAGAGGTTTGAGAGAGATTGCAGAGTTTCATTCATCACAGATTTCAGGAAGTGGATAGGAATTAAGATGTAACTAGAAAGATGTTAAGAGTTTGCACAGTTAGCAGGGTATTAACTTCAATTAAATAACTCTGTTGATAAACTACTCTGTGCCAAGACCTCTGCTAAaacaatgataaataaataatggtcaTACCGTTTGAGGAATCAAATCCAAAGGCTAtagatgcagccactatggagaacagtatggaggttccttaaaaaactaaaaatagaactaccatacgatccaacaatcccgctactgggcatataccctaagaaaaccataattcaaaaagagtcatgtaccacagtgttcattgcagcactatttacaataggcaggacatggaagctacctaagtgtccatcgacagatgaatggataaagaagatgtggcacatatatacaatggaatattactcagccataaaaagaaatgaaattgaactatttgtagtgaggtggatggacctagagtctgtcctacagagtgaagtaagtcagaaagagaaaaacaaataccatatgctaacacatatatatgaaatctaaaaaaaaaaaaaaggttctgaagaacctaggggcaggacagaaataaagacgcagatgtagagaatggacttgaggacacagggagggggaaaggtaaactgggacgaagtgagagagtggcatggacttatatatactaccaagtggaaagtggatagctagtgggaagcagccgcatagcacagggagctcagctctgtgctttgtgaccacctagaggggtgggaaagggagggtgggagggagacccaagagggaggaggtatggggatatatgtatatgtatagctgattcactttgttataaagcagaaactaacacaccattgtaaagcaattatactccaataaagatgtttaaaagaaaaatccaaagacaataataaatgtaaaagggaaaaatcatGCCATTTTAATAGTGAACTTTAATTGCATGTACTTACTCAATATATGccaatttcattttcatatttgccTTGTCCAGTCTATGTTAGGGTGTAAACTTCTGGAAGGCTAGATATTTATTTGCAGATTATGGCAAtgatttaattaaatgtttttcaATCAAAAGTTTTGTCACTTTCACATGGAAAGACAGGAAGTGCTATTTTCATGTCTCTGACGTGGTATCAATATTGTTCCCTTCCTACCCAAACCAAAGAGGTTAAGAAATTAAGACCTTCTTCATTTGATTCCTGACTGATGGGGAACTTGAAGGTCTTGTTGCTAAGGGGTGGATAGTTGTGGAGATCATTCCACAAACGATGACCTCAAGAGATCATTCAAAGCAATAGGAATAAGACTTAGGCCTTGATTGCAATAAATAGGAGAGTCTGTGGGCTTCGACTCCTTAGAatcttttaaagatttctttctgAGTGTACTTCAAACACTGACCAAGCCTCAGGACCTTACCAGTACTTCCTGTGTATTAATCTTCAGCATGGTCGAGTTCTCAGCAATGCAGAAATATTCACAACCCTGCCAACTCTTGCTTTCTTCATAGAACTTGTAGCATTTGTCCCCATGCCACTTCCATTTTTCTGGGCAAGGGCTACATCTGTGCTCTTGAAAAGAAACCGAATTTAATGTTATCTTCTACCTAagtctgttgtttttgttctctTGAAATTACATAATACTTGATGACACAAGAAAGAATTGATTCCCTAGCTCTTAGATATTTAATTGCCCAATGataattacaaatatttactgaacacccacTATATGCCAGGAATTATAATTGGGTATACAATGGGAATTAAAATAGACACTACCTGCTTTTATGGACAATGGAATCTAGTAGTGAATGATTGGAAATTCAGTGTTCCTTGCCCCGTGTAATTCAGCATACAGAGAGGATAGTCAATTTCATAAAGAACTTTTCATCTGTTCAAAAACTCAATATGCATTGGATTTGGGAAACCATTGAAGTTTCTATAATTTTCTTCCTCAAAATCTACTTATATGGTAGTAAAaggattttttaatgaaatatatatcaataagaTCTGGATTATtttttcgtgttttttttttgttttttttttttttgcggtacgcgagtctctcactgttgtggccgctcccgttgcggagcacaggctccggacgcacaggttcagcggccatggctcacgggcccagccgctccacggcacgcgggatcctcccggaccggggcacgaacccgcgtcccctgcgtcggcaggcggactctcaaccactgcgccaccagggaagccctggattattttttcattcaaagcataagtgaataaaattttagaaaaacatcACATAAATACAATACTAAGCCAAGCCTGAGTTCAGATGGTAAATCTCCACGTGTCAGAAACTGAAACGGTCATCAAAGTCAGAGGAATAAGTGCACAGTCAAGGGTGAGATGGACTGAGTGGGTCATGATCGTAAATATGGTCTTATCACCTGTGTGGATACATGGCCTTGGTCTTATCACCTGTGTGGATACATGGCCTTGGGCCTTTGAGAGTTGGGCACCTGTATCCACATCCCTTGTCGGTGTACGGTGAGATGGGAACTCAGTGATTCcacaaaaatgtctttattttaaaagcaatccAGTGTCAAAATGTTAACATGTGAAAATCTGAGTGGTCAATACACAGATGGATGTTACATTATTGTTCGTATGTTTCtgactgtttaaaatatttcataaggtaaaatgaggttttAAGTAAATCAATTATTTGGGAGATTTGCTTTGAAAGTTGGCTTATATCTCTGGCCCAGACCTTTTTCCTTATATATCAAACTGCCTACTCATATCACCACACATATCTAAGGGATATTTCAAAGTCAACATGCTCAAAACAGCATCCCTGGTTCCTAACCTCCCCCCTCATGACCACAGAATTCTTCCCCATTTCTGCTTTGCCCCAGAACTCTGGAGTTATCTTTGACTCCTTTATCTCCCTCATACCCCTCACACCCCACTTTATTACATCATGCATTCATTTCCATCAATAATATCCTAGCTTGAGGAACCATTCCCTCTTTCCTGGATTATTGCGATAGTCATCTCTTATGTGATTTCTCTGTTTCTATCCTTCCTACCCTCTCCCAGTCTATTTTCAACATATTTGTAGAATGAGCCTTTAAAAACTCATGTCAGACATGTACTTCTCCTGCTCGGGGTCCTGAAATGAATCTTTCTTTTGCTCAAAATAAAAGCCAAGGGCTTCcgtgatggcgcagtggttgggagtcagcctgccgatgcaggggacgcgggctcgtgccccggtctcggaagatcccacatgccgcagagcggctgggccggtgagccatggccgctgagcctgcgagtccggagcctgtgctccgcaacgggagaggccacagcagtgagaggcccgcgtaccgcaaaaaaaaaaaaaaaaaaaaaaagaagccaaaccCCTTACAATGTCCCTTAATGCCATGAGTAATCTGGTAGgtgtgttaattatcttgatcttgATAATCACTgcataatatatgtgtatatcaacTCATCATGTAGTatactttaaatttatataattttatttgtcaattattcctcaataaagttaaagaagaataaagaaaataaataaaattatgaccAGTGAGGTCATTAGTCGTGTAGGAAGGAATCACTTAGAGAAGTGGAAGTGTGCGTGTTGATGTTATTTACTGGGTAACCATGAAATCAGGCTGTCTGGTTAGTGTGGAAACCAGTCTGTGTGGGGGCGACTGGGAGACTTCATCTGACTGTAGAGTCCCCGCAAGACAAATCGGGGACTTGGAAATGTATCTGGCTTCCTATGCACGCATAATAGGGAGAACAGAAAAGAAGACAGACTTGAATAGAGCTGGGTGTTATGAAACCCAGAAggatagaagaaaaagaagacaaagaactaAGGTGATGCTTCTAGGCTTGTCCAGTAGTATTTACCAAAGCACAGTTCATCCAACATTGgcattgtcgggcttccctggtgacgcagtggttgagagtccgcctgccgatgcaggggatgcgggttcgtgccccggtccgggaagatctcacatgccgcggctgggcccgtgagccatggccgctgagccttcgcatccggagcctgtgctccgcaatgggagaggccacagcagtgagaggcccgcgtaccgcaaaaacaaacaaacaaaattggcATTGTCATCATAGGTGGTCCttaataaaatgcagatttttggTACCCAGACAAGTCATACTACATTAAAATAACTAGAGCCTGATTCCATTTATCTGTCTTTTTAACTCGATTCCTATATGATTCTTAAAATCCAAAAACTATAGTTATGAGTTCATTAACTTCTTCATGAGGAAGGATTTGTGAATACATTAGGAAATGTATCCTACTCTTAGGTATTTAGGTGCCAAGGTCAGTTGAGAAAAAAacctgtattttatttacttgtagTGTTATTCTGATTAATTGAAGTTAACTGTATTTATTATTCTAAATGTCTGAATTTGCTGAATCCCTTCACGTTCTGTAACACAGACACAGCTGAACTACGTGATCCCAATAACCGGGGATGATCTGGATGTCCGAACTCTTTATTAAGTTTGCCAGACAACTAGTTGAATAATACATGGTTCCCAGGTACATTGATGGGAGAATCAGCGCTATACGGACTGATTTTCCGTATAGCGCTGTATAGCGCTCCGTATAGCTCCCAAAGGGGAGCTCAACGATCAGGACTCACCTCCTGTTTTGTTATAGAGCTCACGGCAGAGTTTTTCAGCCACGTGATGCAGAGTCTCTGCAAGCTTCCTTTTCTGAGTCTGGAGAGATTGAAGCTGCCGGGAGAGATTCCCCAGCCTTTCTTCCTTTTGAGAAATGTTTTCTTGCTGAGTGTTGGAGAGCTGGTAGAACTGAAAAACTAACCCAATTTACCAAGTCAGACTGGACACCTTATATTCTtcacttctatttctattttctacaTCTGGGGAAGACAGCAACAGTATGTTATTTAAGATCCCAGGCTCTGAGCGCATTGCCTACACTCAGGTTTGGACTATAGTACATAATAAATTGTATTGCCTTGGGCAAATTGATTTCTGTTTCCCTATCTGAAAATATGGAGTCATAATGACAATTCCTGACTTCAGGGATAAATTCCTTAACCATATTTACTGCTCAACAAATCTTTCTGTGTACACTGTCAAACCGTTACTCAACCTAAAATCATaaatccatttatctattgatcgGTATATTGACAATGTACCGTATATTGTTATCCCATTCAGTCACTGAAAGAGTCATgttattgtttctatatttttaaagctttgcaATTGGGCTCAGTGAGAATAGGTAACTTTCTCAACATCACTTGGCTAGAAAATTTCAACACTTAGCTTTAAACTCCAGGTTTCTAAAtctaagtaaaaaaaattcttcatgaaTCATGAGAGTTGCTTTCTACCACTAAAAAGAATGGTTTATGCAAACGAACAGTTATatcaaaatgaagtaaaaatttgGGAGCCAGGGTAGAAACactaagatacatttttttttaattttaaaatttaagattacaAACAAGTTCTAAAATATCCtataaaaaaatccaattttgaCATTTGAACCTGCTTTTCTATGTGCTCTTTTACCTTGAACCACCTTCTTCAACTGTTCAGGACATATTGCTGTAGGGTCCCATCTGATGAAACCCATTTACTCACttcctttttaagttttttactcTGTCCTTACTAGTTTGAAATTTAAAGACTTTATACGTGAATTCTTCCTTATTTGATTTTCATGAGTCTTTGCAAAATGATTCTATAACTTCCTggactttttgaaaaatattacagTGATTAAGACCTGGTCTATTCTCCGTATATTGAGGGGGTGGGAAATCTTTTCCTCTGATTAGCCCACTGAGCCGTGAATGCTAAAAGCAAAAACCACAGCCGCTGTCGTCTTTTGTGGCATGGAAGAGGGCTGAAGTATGCATTCATTAAAAACTGCTGAtgttaaatattgatatataaacaaacaacaatattgatatataaacaaagaacaaaaacctTCTTATCTCAGAATGTAAAAGTCTAGCTGGTAAGTGACttgtattttaatgtttcttccaCTATGCTCGTGATTTACAGAGTTGCATTAGAATAAGGTACATCATTTACAGAGTTGCATTTCAATAAGGACTTATTCACAGGCTCCAGaatcaaagtaaaaaaagaaaaaaaaaagaatatcataaCAAGTATTTCTCATCCTAGACAAACCTTGGAACCAGGATCTTCCCCCAAGTCAGAGTGCAGACTTACACACAAGCCCCAGAGCTGCCAGGCTAATCAGCAGCACCAAACACAGAGTCAGCAGGATCAGGGCCACTGGACGCCAAGCGGAAGAGGGACGCCGGGGCTCTGCAGGGGACAAAAGAAAAGACActcttcttcctcttggatcTATGTCAGCAGCAAGCTAGTGAGAGGAGTTGGTTCCAGAAAGGAGCAAAATGTACAGGACAACAGTATTCAGGGGCCAGATAACATTCCCTCTGTCCTAGGAAACACTGTCACAAGGCTCCACGCCAAGCCTCACTTACCACGGCTAGCTTCTTTCACAAGCCCCATCCACTCCTACCCTCCCCATCCACCCAGTCCTACTTTGCACTGAATCAAGTTATGCATTACCATCATCTCCATACGGCTATTCGTATAACCTTTCTGTCAAAATTAGAGTTGTAAGAGACTCTCACGAAAATGCCTTAACAAAGAACACTTTTTCACATCGTCAGAGAAGAGGCGGAATTAATTTGTTGTTACGTTTTGCAAAACGCCCCCCTCCTATATGGTTCTTCTGAAAAAGCAAATTGCCTATCAGTAATGAGAAATGATTGCTTTACTGTTTCTTTTGGGGGATTTCTTTGTCAAAAGTCTCTCTCTTGTAAGGATTTTGTTTGCTCATTCATTTGATTTTATAGCTccaaaaatagattataaaagcAACACGATCATCAGTTTCTC contains these protein-coding regions:
- the LOC132434414 gene encoding C-type lectin domain family 1 member A isoform X2, with product MMTMPILFVCFCGTRASHCCGLSHCGAQAPDAKAQRPWLTGPAAACEIFPDRGTNPHPLHRQADSQPLRHQGSPTMPMLDELCFEHRCSPCPEKWKWHGDKCYKFYEESKSWQGCEYFCIAENSTMLKINTQEVLEFAMPQSYSEFFYSYWTGLSRNGNGKAWLWMDGAPYSHELFEIIIDFTSLRSRDCVTILNGKAFSKDCRELRRCACERAAATVKLQRLREPL
- the LOC132434414 gene encoding C-type lectin domain family 1 member A isoform X1, which gives rise to MQAKYSSTRDMLDADGDTTMSLHSRASTATQRPEPGHTEPRRPSSAWRPVALILLTLCLVLLISLAALGLVFFQFYQLSNTQQENISQKEERLGNLSRQLQSLQTQKRKLAETLHHVAEKLCRELYNKTGEHRCSPCPEKWKWHGDKCYKFYEESKSWQGCEYFCIAENSTMLKINTQEVLEFAMPQSYSEFFYSYWTGLSRNGNGKAWLWMDGAPYSHELFEIIIDFTSLRSRDCVTILNGKAFSKDCRELRRCACERAAATVKLQRLREPL
- the LOC132434414 gene encoding C-type lectin domain family 1 member A isoform X3, which gives rise to MQAKYSSTRDMLDADGDTTMSLHSRASTATQRPEPGHTEPRRPSSAWRPVALILLTLCLVLLISLAALGLVFFQFYQLSNTQQENISQKEERLGNLSRQLQSLQTQKRKLAETLHHVAEKLCRELYNKTGEHRCSPCPEKWKWHGDKCYKFYEESKSWQGCEYFCIAENSTMLKINTQEVLGYPATATARPGCGWTEPLTPMNCKPSAHFMGKAFNRELLPE